The Pseudomonas viciae genomic interval TCCAGATCGACCCGCACATGCCGCAGGCCGAGGAAGTCTCGCAGATCACCGACGCTACCGAGCGTCTGGGTTATGTGGTCAAGCTGACCGAGGCCGCAGCCAACCGCACCATGGACTTGGTGGAGAGCGCAACGCCGCTGGTCAATGGCCTGAGCGAAGAAGCCCAGGCCTTGAGCACCGATTGGGGCCGGTTCATGCGTCGCGAAGTCGGCGCTGAAGAGTTTCGGGAACTGGCCCGCCGGGTCGACGGTTTCCTGACGCGCAGCGGCACCGAGACCCGCGCCGTGGCAAGCAACCTCAACGACATTCTGCTGGCTCAGGACTATCAGGACTTGACCGGCCAAGTGATCAAGCGCGTGACCCAATTGGTCACCGAAGTTGAAAGCAATCTGCTCAAACTGGTGTTGATGGCCAGCCAGGTCGACCGCTTTGCAGGCATCGAACACGACCGTGAAGCGATACTTGCTGAAAAAGATCCACAAAAACATCTCTCGCAGGGTGAAGGTCCGCAGATTCATGCCGATAAAAGAGAAGACGTTATGTCCGGTCAGGACGATGTGGACGATTTGCTGTCCAGCCTTGGATTCTGAGTTTTAGCCCTGTTTTAGGAGCAGCCATTAATGAGCTTCGGCGCCGATGAAGAGATCCTTCAGGATTTCCTGGTTGAGGCCGGCGAGATTCTAGAGCAACTGTCTGAACAGCTGGTCGAGCTGGAAAGCCGACCAGATGATGCGGA includes:
- a CDS encoding protein phosphatase CheZ — encoded protein: MDNESSMGDFESTLKKHARELVDSLEKGRFGDAVQMIHELNQTRDRGLYQEVGKLTRELHSAIVNFQIDPHMPQAEEVSQITDATERLGYVVKLTEAAANRTMDLVESATPLVNGLSEEAQALSTDWGRFMRREVGAEEFRELARRVDGFLTRSGTETRAVASNLNDILLAQDYQDLTGQVIKRVTQLVTEVESNLLKLVLMASQVDRFAGIEHDREAILAEKDPQKHLSQGEGPQIHADKREDVMSGQDDVDDLLSSLGF